The Desulfuromonadaceae bacterium genomic sequence ATGATCGATCCCGATGACAGGGGTTGGCGGAGATGACGAATCGTACGGCCTGGGGCAGGGGCTGTCAAGGGGATGCTGACGGGTGGCGGACGGAGCTGCGTACGTTCCATCCTTGAACAGCGGCGAACGATCCTGTAGAATCGCCGAAACCTCAGCCGATCGAGTTTTTGTCAGAAGACTTTGGTTGGGGAAAATTCGTGAAAATTCGTGGCTAAAGAATTTGTCTCTATGATACTAACGTTAAATATCAACATAAACTTGCAAATCGTTCTCAGATAAGATACATGTGAAGTATAATTGAGAACAAGCGAGCCGATGCCATGAGCAAAACGCAACCGATTGAACTCCTCTTTGGAACATATCGCAGAAAAATTCTGTCGCTGCTGTTGCTGCGCTCCGACGAACAATTTCACGTGCGGGAAATCGCCCGGTTGACCGGCGTACCCGCCGGATCGCTGCATCGCGAATTGAAACAACTGGCCGAAGCCGAACTGCTCATTCGCAACACATCCGGACGGCAAGTTTATTACCGCGTTGATAAAACCAATCCGATCTATACCGATTTGGCCGGAATCTTTCGCAAAACCGCCGGACAAGCCGATATCATCCGTCAGGTTCTGGCGCCCCTGGATGATAAAATTGAACTTGCCTTCATCTTCGGCTCGGCGGCAAAAGGTACGGAACACAGCGCCAGTGATATCGATTTGTTTGTCGTGGGGGAGACCACCTTTGCCGAAATCGCCGAGGCATTGATCGATACCCACCAGCGACTGGGACGAGAAATCAACCCGGTGATCATGCGTAAAAGTGAATTCAAACAAAAATATCAAAACGATCCCTTTATGATGCGGGTCGTCGCTGAAGAAAAAATTTATGTGAGGGGGAGTGAAAATGACTTTGGAGAACTTGTTAAAGACCGGTCAACTGAGTGAATACAGCGCCCGCGCTGATGAGGTTCAACGTCTGCTTGAAGCGGCCAGGCGCAATATCGCTGATGCGAAAGTTGCGGCAATAAGTCTGGAGACTCGTTTTGACGCCGCCTATAAAGCAATTATGCAGATGGCCATGACCGCATTA encodes the following:
- a CDS encoding nucleotidyltransferase domain-containing protein; translation: MSKTQPIELLFGTYRRKILSLLLLRSDEQFHVREIARLTGVPAGSLHRELKQLAEAELLIRNTSGRQVYYRVDKTNPIYTDLAGIFRKTAGQADIIRQVLAPLDDKIELAFIFGSAAKGTEHSASDIDLFVVGETTFAEIAEALIDTHQRLGREINPVIMRKSEFKQKYQNDPFMMRVVAEEKIYVRGSENDFGELVKDRSTE